One part of the Cherax quadricarinatus isolate ZL_2023a chromosome 13, ASM3850222v1, whole genome shotgun sequence genome encodes these proteins:
- the LOC138852629 gene encoding tigger transposable element-derived protein 1-like, which translates to MPATSDDVSEFKASKGWFERFKKRSGIHSVIRHGEAASSDHKAAEKYVQEFKEYIETEGLKPEQVFNCDETGLFWKKMPSRTYITQEEKALPGHKPMKDRLTLLMCANATGDCKVKPLLVYHSETPRAFRQKNVLKDNLCVLWRANSKAWVTREFFYNWLHHAFAPNVKNYLTEKKLELKCLLVLDNAPGHPTDVAERLYGDMSFIKVKFLPPNTTPLLQPMDQQVISNFKKLYTKALFERCFVMTSETQLTLREFWRDHFNILNCVNLIGKAWEEVTKRTLNSAWKKLWPECVDKRDFEGFEANPENPVPVEESIVALGKSMGLEVSGEDVEELVEEDNEELTTDELIDQLQEQEARPGETGSEEGREKLKKLPTTKIKEICAKWLEVQTFMDENHPHTAIASRAGDYYTDNVVKHFRQVIKEREVQATMDRYLVRKKSSDSEAGPSGIKKRREVTPEKDLLPQVLMEGDSPSKQ; encoded by the coding sequence atgcctgcaactagtgatgatgtgagtgaatttaaggccagcaaaggttggtttgagagatttaagaagcgtagtggcatccatagtgtgataaggcatggtgaggctgccagttcggaccacaaagcggctgaaaaatatgtgcaggaattcaaggagtacatagaaactgaaggactgaaacctgaacaagtgtttaattgtgatgaaacaggcctgttctggaagaaaatgccaagcaggacctacattactcaggaggaaaaggcactcccaggacataagcctatgaaagacaggcttactttgttgatgtgtgccaatgctactggtgattgcaaagtgaagcctttattagtgtatcactctgaaactcccagagcgttcaggcaaaagaatgtcctcaaggataatttgtgtgtgctgtggagggcaaacagtaaggcatgggtcactagggaatttttctataactggttacaccatgcatttgcccccaatgtgaaaaattacctaactgaaaagaaattagaacttaagtgcctcctggtgttagacaatgcccctggtcatcctacagacgtggcagagcgactttatggggacatgagcttcattaaggtgaagtttttgcctcctaataccactcctctcctgcagcccatggaccagcaggttatttccaacttcaagaaactgtacacaaaagctctgtttgaaaggtgctttgtaatgacctcagaaactcaactgactctaagagagttttggagagatcactttaatatcctcaattgtgtaaaccttataggtaaggcttgggaggaagtgactaagaggaccttgaactctgcttggaagaaactgtggccagaatgtgtagacaaaagggattttgaagggtttgaggctaaccctgagaatcctgtgccagttgaggaatccattgtggcattgggaaagtccatggggttggaggttagtggggaggatgtggaagagttggtggaggaggacaatgaagaactaaccactgatgagctgatagatcaacttcaagagcaagaggccagacctggggaaactggttcagaggaggggagagagaaattgaagaagttgcctactacaaagataaaggaaatctgtgctaagtggcttgaagtgcaaaccttcatggatgaaaatcaccctcacacagctattgcaagccgtgctggtgattattacactgacaatgttgtgaaacactttaggcaagtcataaaggaacgagaggtacaggccactatggacagatatcttgtgcgaaagaagtccagtgactctgaagctggccctagtggcattaaaaaaagaagggaagtaaccccagaaaaggacttactacctcaagtcctaatggaaggggattccccttctaaacagtaa